The Lolium rigidum isolate FL_2022 chromosome 2, APGP_CSIRO_Lrig_0.1, whole genome shotgun sequence genomic interval TAGTGTGGTACAGTATATTCTGTCCAAATTTTGGCCAACATGTCACAGGAAATTTGGAACAGTGTCGCCCCAAAAAATAGGGAGGAAGACACGGGAACAGCAGGAAACGCAACAGCCCGTGAGATTTGGCCACGCTCTTCCCGTACCTTCCCCGCGACTCGCCggagcgcgcgcgcgcgcggcgtggGGGCATATGCCGGAGCACCGCCTGCCGACATCTGCCCAGGCTGCGGCCGGGCCCCGCCGCCATTCCCGACGGCCGCGGCGCCGTtgccgcctgctcctcctcccgGCCTTCACCCTCGCGCTCCTCTCCCTCGCCtacctctccttctcctcccacTCCAGCCTCCCCTTGCACGGTAAGCTCTCCTAACCTATAATTAAGGTTTGCTTCCAATGTAGTACTCTGTAGAAGGTGAGCAGATTGCGATTTGTTCGTCTcagtgtatgtgtgtgtgactgCAATGGCATCGACGTATTATCTCTGCTCCCATTGCGATAATTCGAGGGTCTGGTGTTCTCTATGATGTTGCATTTGTGAGGGGGACAGTTAGAACGTATTTGCATCATGTTTAGCTCTTAAAGTTCACTGTCAATTCAAGAGTCTACGAAATTATGATTTGGCGTGCGACAAATTGTTTAAGAAATAAACTTCATGCTGAACAAATTTGTTGGTGAACCCTACATCTTCATGTTAATCAGATATTTGTTAAGAGTGACAGAGGCAGTTTTATCTTGTAACGTTCTCAAACTTCTCTTGAATGATGCTTTTCTGCTGCGCAGAGAATGTTGGGAAGGAAATGGATAAGAGGTACACACTCAATGCCACCGTCAAGGAAAATGTCTCTATGTAAGTGCACATTTACCATTTGAATCTGTATATGCACACATCTTTGGGTGTCACTAAAGGTCAATCATCAGATTTATTTTTATGTCAGGACTATAGAAGAGTCTGAACCCTTCATAAGAAAAAAGAAACCTCATAAGCATTGTAAGCACCTTCTGGAGACCCTACTCTATAAACATTGAAGTAACATTGTCATTTTTAATCTAATGTACGAATCTGTTATCTATCAGtctgttcctaaatataagacgttttgggaATTTGAACTCCCAAAGCGCCTTATATTTAGGAATGGATGGAGTATTTTTTATCTTATATGCGCACAGTTAGAACAAACATGTAGATATTCTCTGATGGTTCTACATTCAGAATATCTACTCTATCTTTTGCTGCCCTATTAAGCCTGTTGATCATCTAAATAGAACCATGTAGATGATTGATATATTGAAAAAACCAATGTTTCTCAGTTCTTTATTAGTTAAtgtatttgttttttttgtgaattAATTAATGTATTTGTTGACAACTAATGAAACGTTGCAGATGTGCCCTGTGAAATTGAGTTTTTGCCGTCCGTTGAAAATCTTGTGGAGCCTGCTGACTACAACAATTTTACCCAGTTCTCATTGAGCTATTTCTTGGAAGAGGAACATTTGGCTGGTAACGGATCATTGTTTGGAGGGCACCAGAGTCTTCAAGAAAGAGAGGGGACATACTATGCAAAAAACCAAAGTCTCCACTGTGGTTTTGTAGAAGGTCCAGACGGTTACCCTAGTAGTGGATTTGATTTGTATGAACATGACAGGGCTTATATGGATACCTGCCGTGTTGTGGTGTCATCATGCATTTTTGGAGGCTCTGATTACTTAAGGAGACCAACTAAAAGCAAGGTACTGTTCTTATTCCTTTTTTTGTGAAATGCATTGTAACAAGTGCCATGTTTTTGAGATGCAAAATTTCAAGTTACCATCGTTTGCTCCTTACCAATCTCTTCTGCTATTTATTTTCATGATAATTGCATGCTTTAGCAATATTCGTTACTTCTACCATAGGTGTTATTACATGATGTCAGAAACATTACCAGTTTAAAATTCTCACAGATCAGCTCATACTCTAAGAAGAATGTATGCTTCATCATGTTCCTGGATGAGCTAACGTTGGCAACCCTTTCCTCTGAAGGACACGTCCCTGATGAAACTGGATCCATTGGTCTTTGGAGAATTGTTGTAGTTAAGAACTTACCCTACAAAGATATGCGGAGAGCAGGAAAGGTGCCAAAACTTCTGGCTCAGCGACTCTTCCCATCTGCCTTGTAAGTTTTTGTGGATGGATTTATCCATAGTATCTAGTTGTATGCAGAATCTGTAGAGTACCCTATACTCCTGCAAAAGAAAATTATATAAATTCTAAAGCATCTGCAAATAGTTGGTTATTAACTGGTTGGTGACTTATGCATGTCATCGCATCAACTCCTAATATATATTACCTACAACTGCATTCTTTCTCCATCGCTAACATACCACATTTTACCCGTTAGGTACTCCATCTGGTTGGATAGCAAACTGCGTCTTAATGCTGATCCAATGCTTATCATTGAATATTTCTTATGGAGAAAGAAAGCAGAATATGCCATTTCAGTGCACTATGATCGCACATGTGTCTGGGAGGAAGTGCTTCAGAACAAGCGCTTAAACAAGTACAATCACACTGCTATCGACGAACAGTTTTACTTTTACCAGTCTGACGGCCTTTTGAAGTTTAATGATTCTGGCCAAGAGCCTCTTCTACCAAGTTGTAAGTAGCATTTACTTGTGTTTAAAAAAATCCTACGAGTAAATGAATTGATCTAGTTTATCATAATTTTGCAGATGTGCCCGAAGGATCTTTCATTGTTCGTGCCCATACACCAATGTCTAATTTATTTTCATGCCTTTGGTTCAATGAGGTCAACCGTTTCACCTCACGTGATCAATTGAGTTTTACATACACTTACTTGAAGCTCAGAAGAATGAACACAGGAAGAAATTTTCACCTAAATATGTTTAAGGTAATAAATGTTTACAGTAGAGCCTTCCTTTTTCTGGCTGAGTTCTTCCCGATGTATTGCTTTTCTATCTCGGCTAATAATAGTTACCTCAATAGCATCCCATGCCTTTGCAATATTTTTTGTTGCTCAAATTGATTACCCATCTCAACATTTATATCTTTCGTTGGTTACAGATGCAAAATAGGAAGTCATCTTTCACCGTATCAATGCTTAAACAGGTTCACATAGAATTCTAATACGGTGCTTTTCAATTTATTTTTGAAACAGGACTGTGAAAGAAGAGCAGTAGCTAAACTCTTCCACCACCGAACTAACGGAACTACAGATCCACCACCAACTAATCTTCGTATGGACAGTAAAACCCATTCATCAATGCCAAGCTAAGATTGCACTGAGGAATTGATGGCAAGACTACATTTCATTTTGAGATGTGTACAATGCATCCAGGTGTTTCTACAGTTCCCTTTTGCAGGAGAAATCATAGGAAGCACCAATGTATTCTGCTGTGATCAGAGGAACAGAAAACACCAAGTCCCAATCGTGCATGTCTACTTTGTACATGGCAGAAATCTACCGGTGATCACTTTCTCGGGATATTATAGTCAATTTCAACTCACTGCTGATGGTCACTGCTCACTGAAGGAACAAACTTACTGGTCGGAGATCACCTAAGAAGTCTTTATCATTTCCAGACTAAGTTAGAACATGTTCCAGGACAATTTCTGAAGGTTCTTTATTATAGTGCTCGGAATTTTTTTGGATGTATTTTTTATGTACTACAACTTTTGAATCAGTGAGCTTTGGTCGTATGCAATGAAATGATCGCATGCCACTGGGAAAGCTTTAACAAATTATCTTGCAttaatttttagttttttctagTGCGTTGGCAGCATGGCTGGGAGTATTTGGACAAGAAACGTTAACTAACCAACGATAAAGATGTTAAATATTTAAACAATAATGAAATGCATAGATATACTCTGCCAATCTTCAGATTCGTTAGAGTTCAGGACTGAGAAGCAGCATCCCAGAAAAAAGGAAGGAAAATGTATCAAGTCAAATCCCTGGTAATATATTTCGAGTATGAAATTCTGAATGAACAAGTATGCATAACAGAAATGCAGCGCTAGTAACCCTGTTGCAGAGAGCGGGTAAAAACCACCGTTTCAATCGATTGATAACCAGATCCAATAGCTGCTATGATTTCAGTGGACAGTGTCCAACAAATAAAACTGAACTTAAGCATAACGGAAAATGTTTTACAGTAATACAAGGAGGCCACATCCTCATGAAATATATCACATGGTGGGTTTTACGCAAGATAGCGATATAATTTTCTATCTGCTTTGTCCCTTTCTAAGAACTCACGTTCAATTAGAGATTCTATGCGTTTCTTGATGATAACAGGGTTTGGCAAGAACCGTGCTTGCAATTGCTTGGTAACCTCAGCTACGATACTGTTATGATCCAATACTCTCCTGGATTTCATGATCCTGACAATGGCAGCCTCAATTTGAGGTTTCCTGTCCTCCTCAACCCGTTGGCGAGTCTCCTGCTTCTCTGGCTCGGATTCCTTTTGCGCGACCACTGTCCCAATCTTGACCTTAACAAGCTTGCTTGTGAACTTGTCATTGAAGTAGAATgtgtcatcctctgatatgtcctTGCTCATGGGCTCCTTACGAAGAACATTCTTCCCTTTGACACAAGCAAGAGATTGGAGACATCTCTTTAGGTCTGTGGCAGGTATCTCAGTAGCTTGTTCGATATCTTTGTAGGTGTATCCATCATTGGAATTGAACAGCATGAGGACACACATCTGATAAGTGGATACATTCAGCTCATGCTTCTGACCTTTCCCAAATGTGGCTTTTATATCAGCTGTCCCCATATTTGTTTGCCATGTCAATCTCCGGCCACTATGAGTTCCAAGATAATATGCACGGAACTTCTCACATACTACAAGGATTTCAGGTGGGAGGGTGCACGGAGGGCTGGGTTGCGTTGGCCAAGAGCCAGTTGTGAGAATGTGGACATCAAGCGTAGGGCCATCCCCAAGCTCCTCAGATTTCTTGGCATAGAAATCTTGCATGGTGTCCTGAGAAGTCTTCATGTCAGTGAACATGCCCTCCAATTTGGAAGTGAACTGGTACCCGCATTCTGTCTTGAGTTTCACTATCATACTCCTCTCAGCATCATCAGAAACAGTTTTGGCAGAAAGGAGCCTTTTCGCCAAATGCTGCTTGTAGTACTTCTCAAACACATCCTTCTCCTGAAGGTAACGGAACAGCATCATGACTTTGTCCAATATACCTTCCACATCCTCTTCTGTTGCCCCTTTCAGTCCTTTGCGGAGTTTGTCATCAACATACAGTGATATGAACTCTGGTGACCTGTTGTTTAAGTTGATGAAGAACTCAAAGGATGAATTCAGAGCATTTTGGAAGGTTTTATCATTGCCAAAAGCAACACTGATGATCTTGTCATGCTTGTCCTTCTCATTTAACAAGCACTGGACAAATTCCACAGGGTCTTTCAGTCTCTCTGGGTCCGTCACTAACTGCTTCCCTGTTTCCCTCAAGTAAGAAGTCATCATATCTCTGATCGTCGATAGACCATCAGGAACCCTTCGGAATAAGGTGTACATCCTACCCAAATCTTCATATTTGTCATCTATAAGCATGTTGACAAGGCCAGAGTTCTCCATGTGGACCAATCTATGCATGTGATTGGCAATCATCTCCTTCTCCACCACACTAGTTATCTTTGCCTCGCTGCCAGCATCCAAGTAGTGCGAGACACGCTCCATTTCCTCGTTGAGCCGCCTCTCGGCCTTCTTAAGATAGTTCCCACAATCACAACATTCAATGAACTCCTGAGATTCCCCGCTGTAGAAGCTAGCTGAAACTTCCAAATATGGCTTCTCAAAGTCATCTTGATACACAGCAGGGCCAAGATCCATCAGCATCTTCGTAATGCTCCTCATCAGGCCCCTGTTGATCACCTCACCCATCCTTTCTCTGTGAATAAGATCGAGAAGGGTGTCGAGAAGCCGACCATGGATCATGGAGTGGTGGATTATATGATCCCTCCACAGATTCAGACCAAGCTCGTGAACAGGCGTCCTGTGAGACGTCGGGACGTAAGTCCGGTCCATGTACATTAGAATATCCCGGATCATCTGCAACGCCTTGTTGTGATCCATccacttggcgttcagctctgccAGAAACAAACCGCCCTGCGCGGCCTCTATGCATTTCGATATCTCCTTGAGGCGCCATGTCAGAGTGCTCTCGAGGCCGTTGTAGAGCTTCTCGCCGTACTTGTGAAGCACCATGTTGTAGGCGCTCCTGCACATGGAAAGAGAACTCGTGAGTTAGACTAGAGATGATAACACAATAGCTTAGCATACTACATTCGATATGCGCCCAATATCCTTGGTGTAGCAATTCGTTACCAACTTAGTTCAACAGACAATATGACTCAGACTTGTACATGACAAGTAAATATGCAGCATATATACCTAGTGGAGTACAATGTCAACAGCTAGGAATCCATCGCCGGccagacaaaaaaaaaactggtTTTTCCCGTAACATTATGGAGGGTACCAGCTGAAAGCACAATTTTCTCCGATAGATCAATTTCTCCCATCGCCTTGCATATCCAGCTAAATTTCACAAGATACTATCAAGAACCAGTTCGAATTGCACAAAGTCTCTACCTTGGAACCAAAAAAATTCCCCCAAATTCACAAAGGTTGGGACGGGTGTGTTATCTAGCTAAGCAAGAAAGAGGAGCAGCGAGCGTAGATCAGGCATGCTAGCTTAGGGGTAGGTCGGACGGGGCAGGGAGGGCTGGAGGACGGACCTGTATAGCTCCTCGAAGGAGAGGCCGCTTGCGTTGTGGTTGTAGATCTCGTGGATGGCGTGCTCGAGGACCTTCCATGTCCGCTCGGCGTACTTGGGGTCGAGCTCCACCCGGTGCTTGAAAGCCtcgatcttgaagttgcgcttcctGGGCGGGCCCCCGCCGctcatcctcgccgccgccggtgggtCCGCTTCGCCGCCGGCGGCTGGCTTAGGGTTTCCGGGCCGCGGGGTGGGTGGGTGGACGGGACGTGGGGAGAGGCGATGAACGGAAAGAAAGAAAGCGAGTTTCCTCTGCCGGTGCGTTCGTTTGTGTACGGGAAAATAGAGGATTGTTGTTACTGCTGTCAGCTGCAGCCGATAATCAAATCGTGATGAGTACTAATTCCTgcagtaatttttattttttttcgctTTGTAGTAGATTACCGAACCTAAAGTGACACAGTACAAACCTGTTTTGTTTGTGATTGATCTCTCGCTGAAATTAGCTGGACATTGGCGGTTTTCAGATTCAGGGGACAAAATAACATTCGAGGATGGATTTGGTACCACTGATTAGGGTAGCTCGAATAATCACGATGGTCGTAGTAGGATTGCACGAGCGAAAACGACGATGGCCGTCACCATCGTGCCATGCAATTCTGAATTTTCTGTGAGGTGTGGTACCATCCATCGTGCCAAGGAGGAAAGCAGAGGGGCAGCTTCTCGAGCCAACCACTCGTCTCTACAATGCATGTGCTAATTGATTTCCTGCACTAACAAAAGCTTGGCGGTACTTATCTAATCTTTGTAGTTAAAGCGTCCCTTTTAGCACCTCATGACCTGGCATTTTGCATTTGAGAACCGAAAAGAAAGCACTCAACGACACGGATGTAACACCCGATTTACCGGAAATATCAGGATATTTGCTTTCGAATTGAGATTTAATACTGCTATCTGGCTGTATCAAGTAGCAGCACCTTTAAATTACGACAAAAAACCCGTGAAATATCGATGTAGCGCAATTGGTTAATCTGTGAGCAATCGAAAGCTTTTTCGAGGGCACGCCAATAACGTGCCAAAGCTTTATAGAAGAAAAAGAGGGTAATTTACGACAACAAATCCGTGAAATATCGATGTAGCGCAATTGGTTGATCTGTGAGCAATCGAAAGCTTTTTCGAGGGCACGCCAATAACATGCCAAAGCTTTATAGAAGAAAAGGAGGGTAATTTACAAGAACCGACACCTAGATGCGAACATCTAGGGCCGGAACTCCACACACATCCGCtagcctactctcgcggcatgaCTAGGCTTCCTCCGATTCGCGCCAACTTCTAAAGCTCAAACTCATCCTTGATTTGCCTGACGATCTGTTGCACATTGCGCTGTTGTGTGGCGTTGTTGAAGGCTCGGGCGTTTCGTTGTTTCCACAGCGTCCAAGCTGTGAGAATAACCAGGGTGTCGAAGCCTTTCTTGTCTTTCTTGTGCACTAACTCCCTAGCAGCTTCCCACCAAGAACGTAGCGTGCTCTCCGTGTTTGGTTCGACGATGTTCAGGCCTGCCGCCAACAAGCACTAAAACCAAACCTATCGCGAGTATGGGCATCGCATGAGGACGTGGTCTATCGTGTCCTCCTCCTGCAAACAGGTAAAACATGCCTCCGTATCCTCCTGTAGTCCATGTCTCTAACGCCTGTCCGCTGTCCAGAGCCTGTATCTGAGTGCCAACCAGCATAAAatcttgcatttgagtggggctaGCGATCTCCAAAGCGGTATGTGCATGCTGAACTCCTCCTCTCCAAGACATAGCAATCGGTAAGTGTCTCTGGCTGAGTAAGCATCATTGAATGTGCCAGTCCATATGAAAGAGTCTTGGCGCATTACATCTCTGTGAACCGAATCAATCGCTTCCCAAAGACTTATGCACTGAGCCCAGGCCTCCACCGATAGATCGGAATCAATATCGAGGAGCCAGGCGTTGCCCGTCATGGCCTcggatactcttcttgagttcctcGTCCTCGTACTGACGGTCCTCACCACCATAGGTGCAAAGTCTTCGGCACATTTGCCATTGATCCATCGATCCGTCCAGAAGAAAACCCTCGTGCCATTCCCCACTGAAATCTGGGTAAAGCTCTGAAAGACGGTTGCCGCCTCCGTGTCTCTGTTCAGCTTTACCCCTTGCCAAGTCCTGCTCATGTCTGTCCTCTGAAGCCATTCCCATATCGCTCTGAGTGCAAGTCCTTGTAGCTTAAGGTtttggacgccgagccctccaaaACGAGTAGGTTTACAGATTGCGTCCCAAGCTACAAGGCAGTATCCATTGTTATTACGTTTCTTCCCAACCCAGAAGAAGTGTCGCAGATGTCTGTCTATCTCTTCGATTAGCCATACCGGAGGCTCATCCACGAGGATGTGATGAATAGGTCTAGCCATCATGATAGTCTTGACCAAAATCAGCCTTCCAACTCTCGCGATGAGTCCTCGCTGCCAGGCCGGCACCACCTTGAAAACTGAGTCAAGAAGCGGTTCCACTCTGCGCGTGTTAACAGTCTCAGCGCAAGCTGCAGGCCCAGGTATCTTACTGGAAAAGGGACACATTGGCAGCCCAAGTGTTCCTGGACCTTGGACTCCTCCTCCGCCGTTCCTCTGATCAAAGTGGTCGAGGTTTTGGTGTAGTTGACTCGTAGCTCTGAAGCCTCCTCGAACATCTCAAACAACCGCTTGATCGCCGTCAATTCCTATGGCAGGGGCTTAAGGAAGACTACCACATCATCAGCATATATAGAGATCCTTTGCATCGCTGTGATTCCGGCCAGATTGCTCACAATCTCCTCCTCTACTGCCTTAGTGACCAGGCACGTCAGAACCTGCATCCCAATGACAAAAAGCATTGGAGAGGTCGGGTCTCCCTGGCGCAAGCCGCGCGTATGCTGTATCTTCCTCCCCGACACGCCATTAACCATGACTTTGGTGGTGGCCGTTTGAAGTAGAAGGGCGGTCCATCTCATGAAATGTTGCCCAAACCCTAAGCATCTCAGGACTTCAAAGAAGAAGCCCCATGACATGGTGTCGAAGGCTCGAGACAGATCCAACTTAAGCAGTTTGCCTCCTAGTGTTTATCTTCCTAGcgacctaacgaaccatcatgaaGTTATCGTGCAAGCATCTACCTCTGACGAACGCTGATTGGTTTGTACTGACCAACTCTCCCAGTCTTCCTCTTAACCTGTTAGCTACTAGTTTGGAGAATAATTTGGTGAAACTATGCACTAGGCTAATAGGCCTGTAGTCTCTGATCTCGTGTGTGTCTTGTTTTTTAGGGATGAGCGTAATCAGCGCCTTATTTAGCCTCGCAAAACCCCTTCCATCCCCCACTCCTAATTTGAGCAGGCATGCCATGATGTCCGGCTTGATAACTGCCCAGGCTCGTTGATAGAATGCTCCAGTAAACCCGTCCGGTCCAGGTGCACGATCCGCCGGCAACTCTCTGACCGTGTCCCAAACTTCCCTTTCAGTAAACAGCGACTCCAGGTCCTGTAACTCCAGCGGTTGCATCCCAATAGCGTCCAGGTCAATGGTGTGCAGCCTGGTGCGAGCGGTGCCAAGTAAATCTGCATATGCATCCGAGAAAGCCTCCACCTTGTGGTCTTGATCCGTAATGATCTCATCGCCAACCCTAATCGAGGGGATAAATTTTTTAATTCTGCGTTCGTTCGCCATTGCATGAAATAGTTTGGTGTTTGCGTCTCCCTCACGAAGCCATCTAATGTGCGATCTCTGTCTTGCCATGGTGCGTTCCATGGATGCCAAGCCCAACACCAAGTGCTTGAGCGTCCTCCTCAGCCATTTTTCTCCAAGGGACAAGTTTCTGAACTCCTGTGCCGCATCCAGCCGGAGAATAACCATGTTTGCCATGGCCAGTTGCAGCTTGAGGTTGCCGACCCTCTTCTGTCCCCATCTCTGCAAGGCCTCCGCCGCGTTCCTGAATAGCGCGTCCAATCTCCTGAAAGGATCCGTGATCCCATTACTGCAGACCCACGCCTCCTTGACCACTTCGTCAAACCCATCCAATTTCAGCCAAATCTGCTCAAAGTGAAACCGCCTCTTTGGCTTGAAGAAAGCGCCCAACGGCACGTGCAGTGGCACGTGATTCGAGACATACGCCGAGAGTGCTTGCATCAGAGCGTCAGGATGATGTAAATCCCAATCCACCGAGACCAAGGTGCGATCAATTCTGGACATCGTGGGTATCTCTCTCTCGTTGCTCCAGGTAAACTGCCGTCCTTGCATGTATAAGTCCTTTAGCTCCAAGTTTTGCGCGAATCGGCGGAACCTAGCCATCATGGCTCTGTCGAGATTATCGTTGTTCTTCTCCGACGCATACATAATCATGTTGAAGTCGCCAATCACCATCCATGGCCCCGGGCAAAGCGATCGTCGTTCCGATAACTCCGTCAAAAACGAGATCTTGTCCTCCGTCGACTGCGGCCCATACACGGTAGTGATCCACCACCGCACATTGTTTCTCGTTCTGACTTCTCCTGTGATTGCATAAGTATCGAAACTCACGTTGGAGATCTCCAACACCGACGAATCCCATGCGAGCAGGACTCCTCCACGAGTGTTGTCCGCCGGAAGGTGGACGTATCCATCGAAAGATGGCCCAAGACTTGTAAGATCAGAAAATCATCAATAACATCAAGTTTCGTCTCTTGGAGACAAACAATGTTGACATGCAAAAGTGCAATGAACTCGTGTACAACATGCCTCTTAACAGGATCGTTAAGGCCTCGgacattgtcgagggtactcctcgccaatgccctccgataggggcttagggttgacggaatcctgcaagctgacacgagacatcggttcacagacaagc includes:
- the LOC124688410 gene encoding probable hexosyltransferase MUCI70, which gives rise to MPEHRLPTSAQAAAGPRRHSRRPRRRCRLLLLPAFTLALLSLAYLSFSSHSSLPLHENVGKEMDKRYTLNATVKENVSMTIEESEPFIRKKKPHKHYVPCEIEFLPSVENLVEPADYNNFTQFSLSYFLEEEHLAGNGSLFGGHQSLQEREGTYYAKNQSLHCGFVEGPDGYPSSGFDLYEHDRAYMDTCRVVVSSCIFGGSDYLRRPTKSKISSYSKKNVCFIMFLDELTLATLSSEGHVPDETGSIGLWRIVVVKNLPYKDMRRAGKVPKLLAQRLFPSALYSIWLDSKLRLNADPMLIIEYFLWRKKAEYAISVHYDRTCVWEEVLQNKRLNKYNHTAIDEQFYFYQSDGLLKFNDSGQEPLLPSYVPEGSFIVRAHTPMSNLFSCLWFNEVNRFTSRDQLSFTYTYLKLRRMNTGRNFHLNMFKDCERRAVAKLFHHRTNGTTDPPPTNLRMDSKTHSSMPS
- the LOC124693180 gene encoding cullin-3A-like, whose translation is MSGGGPPRKRNFKIEAFKHRVELDPKYAERTWKVLEHAIHEIYNHNASGLSFEELYRSAYNMVLHKYGEKLYNGLESTLTWRLKEISKCIEAAQGGLFLAELNAKWMDHNKALQMIRDILMYMDRTYVPTSHRTPVHELGLNLWRDHIIHHSMIHGRLLDTLLDLIHRERMGEVINRGLMRSITKMLMDLGPAVYQDDFEKPYLEVSASFYSGESQEFIECCDCGNYLKKAERRLNEEMERVSHYLDAGSEAKITSVVEKEMIANHMHRLVHMENSGLVNMLIDDKYEDLGRMYTLFRRVPDGLSTIRDMMTSYLRETGKQLVTDPERLKDPVEFVQCLLNEKDKHDKIISVAFGNDKTFQNALNSSFEFFINLNNRSPEFISLYVDDKLRKGLKGATEEDVEGILDKVMMLFRYLQEKDVFEKYYKQHLAKRLLSAKTVSDDAERSMIVKLKTECGYQFTSKLEGMFTDMKTSQDTMQDFYAKKSEELGDGPTLDVHILTTGSWPTQPSPPCTLPPEILVVCEKFRAYYLGTHSGRRLTWQTNMGTADIKATFGKGQKHELNVSTYQMCVLMLFNSNDGYTYKDIEQATEIPATDLKRCLQSLACVKGKNVLRKEPMSKDISEDDTFYFNDKFTSKLVKVKIGTVVAQKESEPEKQETRQRVEEDRKPQIEAAIVRIMKSRRVLDHNSIVAEVTKQLQARFLPNPVIIKKRIESLIEREFLERDKADRKLYRYLA